A portion of the Fibrobacter succinogenes genome contains these proteins:
- a CDS encoding cadherin domain-containing protein, with protein sequence MEKGNLFLRTVLSTVAAALGLATPTLAQDASDEPAVERDTVLLSPLYFEKDGAAVTDETENQRLWNELMKYKLWGTDSVIFNKGGFRIAEPSGYTGTAKGKVMFYNGGHTLGGPIISGNDLDFGYYGGGADGDTLLKGPVRAGWLTLTNWYDAPNAKYEGIYCFDGQIYFPGPDRFTNPNRNENEHREGDAVDVTKRFITNVHKGGGKIYADWDKDMPVPGSSDVIVPGLPDLFNNDGTGLDGHFDNCPEDVPKPEKQLSVPLMENITNWEPAINVSGNSGKIVFVHVPPITKEDLNQSPKKVWYDKYVENVKAGGSKGEIIYILMPSNKHNANKKTGRLTRIFSRDGFNFENSANNLRIQVAIVNDNATWNNTTQMWENLNEPEYYSNGKTIESEDKPYWIENDGNGNDVWYNLDKLNITPVADSNYAGNLLFYTTANVEWKPFIGTDGDKSVGAKFQGTFITTGDFLIADHLSIAGQLIAGQKLKFESDFNGEFHYVPFNSAEIKADIFSSDKFKESETVWYDMNFYLTDTARTNVTFDYCLAFFGIDLDIPASLSGRDFAEPEDLDLDDKTYPMPLCSKGESGHVVIAKNTRNPTQATMARIKVKLDGQFENDEYMLFKITNLNGATITGGRFDGGLLVKLIDDDNKPPYFIELDKIKLAVPENSTKAIAGQVKADDGEGDSFVFEIVDGTAMDLFDIGLTSGIVSMKNTTDPFDYEEWKTSGTKHDLVVEVCDTRASTSNFLLCSRQKFNVSVTDVNEKPYFTNATNVIEIAEDASFSSNEVTSADYDNISITQNQTFLNNKYEIIGGDKEFFGITSGGLIYPKAGVVLDYEVKNEYEIEVRVRDANVDASGDYVYPDLYSDMLFKVLVTDVEDGPKFEFAVYNGTVDENSVKDTKVKLDHAIKATTTQLNATITYSLIDETNSFVIDPTTGVITVADGAVLDHETKGTYNLKVVASDESGATDQVVQTATASVVIKLNDVNENPIFVEPTKTLEFNEHMKGVTVGTLTFDDLDTASKFRNNKFECTDCDEKGFYIDEDTGVLKTTRAFDYETEEHVYELNIVIHDAGKPNDLTATGKVTVYLRNVNEPPFLKETVFTVPENEPVGSVLKKNLEGIDIDGPDIVFNYFIMNGEKEGHETNEFHLDPKTGKFTVLSKLDYEKTSSYSFKVRVRDEHDGYSDTTVTINVVDVNEAPSILVDTIYVSENQELRKTFATVKTDKDDPDTKNPDFRNNVYENADNNEIFSVQSNGDVILIKSVDYESDSIYVINVRVTDKNDKTLTSTKKVVVKVKDVYEKSVVEITRVETKDSVYLKPDSIFVNDKIVDVEWTADNKLKNSTDTLKPGCNTIIKTFKDPAKNAAGSDTVVICYSDAAPIVTVSADGDDVTADNIYTVVEKATKNDTAIYVNEKKNNIKVTVKDTASHYTKSFVVNLDLDTVSVSSNEFKNIKNIADSKVSRKKDPASGITTVPENGSYNKNTYTEVVNNKRITVTYYTDKKGNDVKRSVVTSDGKTKEIAVIEVSYTVKIGGKDVTVSYYADASTGERVTLKTGLSDSESVLSADGDDVTGTYKISYTYTDKNGNAVDVSYFLDEKGKIAKNSDGNIGYNVAYTYVNKFGNSSRKEVFIVLDQKGPVVKIESPYDGEVLTSNFTVVKWTVDGVDQDTLSVQGLENGSQTIVRVFRDKAGNESSDTVTVMVKNVKDINIDVEKPVTLVDRDSIEKYYDKKHKPKKDQNYSVTFFNYKKNSETEAIIGIKGKAKDGSGEEPYPGLEGHLGPTLAVDARVPVVNAMGGLATLDDIVSAGGMVALEGVDAANGKKVSVNDYVNKYCTDEFKESLKSDYSKMNLYWTTIKVNIWVYTNTGAFSDFYSFDYDLDDPDYVNEAGLLKLFFEMKPDENGDVRTKKGRLYGTGAYLFKTEVKMTSKLRCTLPPVSLDKAEKKKNAVIKSSDQLLKSFGYRRPVNK encoded by the coding sequence ATGGAAAAAGGAAATTTGTTTTTGAGAACAGTATTGAGTACTGTCGCGGCGGCGCTTGGACTCGCCACTCCGACTTTGGCTCAGGATGCGTCAGATGAACCCGCCGTTGAACGTGACACCGTTTTGCTAAGTCCTCTTTATTTCGAAAAGGATGGTGCCGCCGTTACGGATGAAACAGAAAACCAGCGCCTGTGGAACGAGCTTATGAAGTATAAGCTCTGGGGTACTGATTCCGTTATTTTTAATAAAGGTGGCTTTAGAATTGCTGAACCGAGCGGCTATACCGGAACGGCGAAAGGCAAGGTCATGTTCTATAATGGTGGACATACGTTAGGTGGTCCTATCATTTCGGGTAATGATCTTGATTTTGGTTATTATGGTGGTGGTGCTGATGGTGATACTTTGTTGAAAGGGCCTGTACGTGCTGGATGGTTGACGCTTACAAATTGGTATGATGCTCCAAATGCGAAGTATGAGGGCATATATTGCTTTGATGGGCAAATTTATTTTCCTGGTCCAGATCGCTTTACAAATCCCAATAGAAATGAAAATGAACATCGTGAAGGTGATGCTGTTGATGTGACAAAACGTTTTATCACGAACGTTCATAAGGGTGGTGGAAAAATTTATGCAGACTGGGACAAAGATATGCCAGTTCCGGGCAGTTCAGATGTAATAGTTCCTGGTTTGCCTGATTTATTCAATAATGATGGCACCGGTCTTGATGGCCATTTTGACAATTGCCCTGAAGATGTTCCTAAACCCGAAAAGCAACTTTCCGTTCCTTTAATGGAAAATATTACAAATTGGGAGCCTGCTATAAATGTTAGTGGAAATTCTGGAAAGATTGTCTTTGTTCATGTCCCTCCCATAACAAAAGAAGATTTGAATCAAAGTCCCAAAAAAGTTTGGTATGACAAGTATGTAGAAAATGTTAAGGCCGGTGGATCGAAGGGCGAAATTATTTATATTTTGATGCCTTCGAATAAACATAATGCGAATAAAAAAACAGGGCGTTTGACCCGTATTTTCTCTAGGGATGGCTTTAATTTTGAAAATTCTGCCAACAATTTGAGAATTCAAGTTGCCATCGTGAATGACAATGCCACTTGGAATAATACGACACAAATGTGGGAAAATCTGAATGAACCTGAATATTATTCAAATGGAAAAACGATTGAATCTGAAGATAAACCATATTGGATTGAAAATGATGGAAATGGTAATGACGTATGGTATAATCTAGATAAGCTTAACATAACGCCAGTAGCAGATTCGAATTATGCTGGTAATCTTTTGTTCTATACGACGGCCAATGTTGAATGGAAGCCTTTTATAGGAACAGATGGTGACAAAAGTGTTGGTGCTAAATTTCAGGGAACCTTTATTACAACAGGTGATTTTCTCATTGCAGACCATCTCAGTATTGCTGGCCAGCTGATTGCAGGTCAAAAGCTCAAGTTTGAATCTGACTTTAACGGTGAATTCCATTACGTACCGTTTAACTCTGCTGAAATCAAGGCCGATATATTCTCTTCGGACAAGTTTAAGGAAAGCGAAACCGTTTGGTACGATATGAACTTCTACCTGACGGATACCGCTCGAACCAATGTGACCTTTGATTACTGCTTGGCGTTCTTTGGTATAGATCTCGATATTCCGGCAAGTTTGAGCGGACGCGACTTTGCAGAACCTGAAGATCTCGATTTGGACGATAAGACATATCCAATGCCGCTTTGCTCGAAAGGCGAAAGCGGACATGTCGTTATTGCCAAGAACACTCGTAATCCGACCCAAGCAACTATGGCGCGTATTAAGGTCAAGTTGGATGGTCAATTTGAAAATGATGAATACATGTTGTTCAAGATAACGAACTTGAACGGCGCTACAATTACAGGAGGCCGTTTTGATGGCGGTCTTCTTGTGAAGCTGATCGATGACGACAACAAACCGCCGTACTTTATCGAGTTAGATAAGATAAAACTTGCGGTCCCTGAAAATTCTACAAAGGCTATAGCTGGGCAAGTTAAGGCCGACGACGGTGAAGGCGATTCATTCGTATTTGAAATTGTTGATGGAACCGCTATGGATTTGTTCGATATCGGGCTTACGTCGGGTATCGTGAGTATGAAAAATACTACTGATCCGTTTGATTACGAAGAATGGAAAACTTCGGGTACAAAGCATGATCTTGTTGTAGAAGTCTGTGATACAAGAGCTTCGACATCCAATTTCTTGCTTTGCTCTCGACAGAAATTCAATGTGAGCGTTACAGACGTTAACGAAAAGCCGTACTTTACAAATGCAACGAATGTTATCGAAATTGCAGAAGATGCTTCGTTCTCGTCCAATGAGGTTACGTCTGCTGATTATGACAATATTAGTATTACACAAAATCAGACATTCCTCAATAATAAATATGAAATCATTGGTGGCGATAAAGAATTCTTTGGCATTACATCTGGTGGCCTGATTTATCCGAAGGCTGGCGTTGTACTCGATTACGAAGTGAAGAATGAATATGAAATTGAAGTGCGAGTTCGTGATGCGAATGTGGATGCTAGTGGTGACTATGTTTACCCAGACCTTTACAGTGATATGCTCTTTAAGGTCCTTGTAACGGATGTCGAAGACGGTCCAAAGTTTGAGTTTGCGGTCTATAATGGAACGGTTGATGAAAATTCCGTCAAGGACACAAAGGTTAAGCTGGATCATGCAATCAAGGCAACGACAACGCAGCTTAATGCTACGATTACTTACAGCTTGATTGATGAGACTAATTCGTTCGTAATTGACCCGACTACAGGTGTTATTACTGTTGCGGATGGCGCAGTCCTTGACCATGAAACCAAGGGAACGTACAATTTGAAGGTTGTTGCGTCGGATGAATCGGGTGCTACGGACCAGGTGGTGCAAACTGCTACAGCTTCTGTTGTCATTAAACTGAACGACGTGAACGAAAACCCCATCTTTGTTGAACCGACCAAGACACTTGAGTTCAATGAACATATGAAAGGTGTTACCGTGGGGACGCTCACGTTTGATGACCTTGATACCGCATCGAAGTTCCGCAATAACAAATTTGAATGCACGGACTGCGACGAAAAAGGCTTCTATATTGACGAAGATACGGGTGTCCTTAAAACGACACGTGCATTTGACTATGAAACAGAAGAACATGTATACGAATTGAACATCGTTATCCACGATGCTGGTAAACCGAATGATCTTACTGCAACGGGTAAGGTTACCGTTTATCTCCGTAACGTGAATGAACCTCCGTTCTTGAAGGAAACTGTATTCACGGTTCCCGAAAATGAACCTGTCGGAAGCGTTCTCAAAAAGAATCTTGAAGGGATTGATATTGATGGTCCTGATATCGTTTTCAATTATTTCATCATGAATGGTGAAAAAGAAGGCCATGAGACAAATGAATTCCATCTGGATCCTAAAACGGGTAAATTCACTGTGCTGTCGAAGCTGGATTACGAAAAGACTTCCTCCTATTCCTTCAAGGTTCGCGTTAGGGATGAACATGACGGCTATTCTGATACGACGGTGACGATTAATGTTGTTGATGTGAACGAAGCTCCGTCTATTCTCGTGGACACTATTTATGTCTCGGAAAATCAGGAACTTAGAAAAACGTTTGCAACAGTTAAGACCGACAAGGATGATCCTGATACCAAGAATCCTGATTTCCGTAATAACGTTTACGAAAATGCAGACAATAATGAAATCTTCTCCGTGCAATCTAACGGTGATGTTATTCTCATCAAGTCGGTTGACTATGAATCGGATTCTATTTACGTGATTAACGTTCGTGTTACCGACAAGAATGATAAAACGCTTACTTCGACCAAGAAGGTTGTTGTGAAAGTGAAGGATGTCTATGAAAAGTCTGTTGTCGAAATCACGCGTGTCGAAACCAAGGATTCTGTGTATCTCAAGCCGGATTCTATTTTCGTGAACGATAAAATTGTAGATGTTGAATGGACTGCCGATAACAAGTTGAAAAACAGTACTGATACGTTGAAGCCAGGGTGCAATACCATTATCAAGACGTTCAAGGATCCGGCAAAGAATGCTGCGGGCTCCGATACAGTGGTTATCTGCTATAGCGATGCTGCTCCTATTGTGACGGTATCTGCGGATGGTGACGATGTAACTGCAGACAACATTTACACGGTCGTTGAAAAGGCTACAAAAAACGATACCGCCATTTACGTGAACGAAAAGAAGAACAATATTAAGGTGACGGTCAAGGATACCGCCTCTCACTATACAAAATCGTTTGTTGTAAATTTGGATTTGGATACGGTTTCTGTTTCGTCTAATGAATTCAAGAACATCAAGAACATCGCCGATTCCAAGGTCTCTCGTAAAAAGGATCCTGCTTCGGGAATTACTACAGTTCCTGAAAACGGTTCTTACAACAAGAATACCTATACAGAAGTTGTTAATAACAAACGCATTACAGTTACCTATTACACCGATAAGAAGGGTAACGATGTCAAGCGTTCTGTGGTTACTTCTGATGGTAAGACTAAGGAAATTGCGGTTATCGAAGTTTCTTACACGGTCAAAATTGGCGGCAAGGATGTGACAGTTTCGTATTATGCTGATGCTTCTACGGGTGAACGTGTGACGCTCAAGACCGGGCTCAGCGATAGTGAATCTGTGCTTTCTGCAGATGGCGATGATGTAACGGGTACATATAAAATATCATACACGTACACCGATAAGAATGGCAATGCTGTCGATGTCTCGTACTTCCTGGACGAAAAGGGCAAGATCGCTAAGAATAGTGATGGCAACATTGGTTACAACGTAGCATATACCTATGTGAACAAATTTGGTAACTCTTCTCGAAAAGAAGTGTTTATCGTGCTTGATCAGAAGGGACCTGTCGTAAAGATTGAATCTCCGTATGATGGCGAAGTGCTTACGTCTAATTTTACAGTTGTCAAGTGGACGGTCGATGGTGTTGATCAAGATACTCTTAGCGTACAGGGACTTGAAAATGGTTCACAAACGATTGTTCGCGTGTTCCGTGACAAGGCCGGTAACGAATCGAGTGATACTGTGACTGTCATGGTGAAGAATGTCAAGGACATTAATATTGATGTTGAAAAACCGGTAACGCTCGTGGATCGCGACTCTATCGAGAAGTATTACGATAAGAAACATAAGCCCAAGAAAGACCAGAACTACAGCGTGACGTTCTTCAACTACAAGAAAAACTCCGAAACAGAAGCGATTATTGGTATCAAGGGTAAGGCTAAGGATGGCTCGGGCGAAGAACCGTATCCGGGATTGGAAGGTCACCTCGGACCGACACTCGCGGTTGACGCTCGTGTACCTGTCGTGAACGCTATGGGCGGACTGGCAACGCTGGACGACATTGTGAGCGCTGGTGGCATGGTCGCACTGGAAGGCGTGGATGCAGCTAATGGTAAGAAGGTTTCTGTGAACGATTACGTTAACAAGTACTGCACGGACGAGTTCAAGGAATCCTTGAAGTCGGATTACAGCAAGATGAACCTCTATTGGACGACGATTAAGGTGAATATCTGGGTCTATACGAATACGGGCGCGTTCTCGGATTTCTATAGCTTTGATTACGACCTTGACGATCCGGACTATGTGAATGAAGCAGGTCTCTTGAAGCTCTTCTTCGAAATGAAGCCGGATGAAAATGGTGACGTGAGAACGAAGAAAGGACGCCTCTATGGTACTGGAGCTTACCTCTTCAAGACCGAAGTCAAGATGACGTCTAAGCTTCGCTGCACGCTCCCGCCGGTTAGCCTCGACAAGGCCGAGAAGAAAAAGAATGCCGTTATCAAGTCTAGTGACCAGCTTTTGAAGTCGTTTGGCTACAGAAGACCCGTGAACAAATAG